The following proteins are co-located in the Carassius auratus strain Wakin unplaced genomic scaffold, ASM336829v1 scaf_tig00009927, whole genome shotgun sequence genome:
- the LOC113072693 gene encoding Ig heavy chain Mem5-like has product MISSSLVLLLAVISCIDSYELTQPESLTVRPDATLTINCKVSYSVTSERTAWIRQPAGKALEWIGIIWSDGSLYYKDSLKSKFSISRDTSSNTITLQGKNMRAEDTAVYYCARRTQCVNGQSLESIPSSPVTKKPGETLNLSCKGSGFDFGRYGMHWIRQSAGQTFIWIGVIWYDASKTVYAKSVEGRIEITRDNPNSMVYLKLSGLTTEDTAVYYCAGYTQ; this is encoded by the exons ATGATCTCTTCATCTTTAGTGCTGCTTCTGGCAGTCATATCCT GTATTGATTCATATGAACTCACTCAGCCTGAGTCTCTGACTGTCCGTCCTGATGCCACTCTCACTATCAACTGTAAAGTCTCATATTCAGTTACAAGTGAGCGTACAGCCTGGATTCGTCAACCTGCAGGAAAAGCTCTGGAGTGGATTGGAATCATCTGGAGTGATGGAAGCTTGTACTACAAGGATTCTCTGaaaagcaagttcagtatcagcaGAGACACTTCCAGTAACACAATAACACTGCAAGGAAAGAATATGCGAGCTGAAGACAcagctgtgtattattgtgcCAGACGTACACAGT gtGTTAACGGTCAGAGCTTGGAGTCCATCCCATCAAGTCCTGTCACCAAAAAGCCTGGAGAAACTCTGAATCTCTCGTGTAAAGGATCTGGATTTGATTTTGGACGGTACGGCATGCACTGGATCAGACAGTCAGCAGGACAAACATTCATCTGGATAGGGGTTATCTGGTATGACGCCAGTAAAACGGTGTATGCTAAAAGTGTAGAGGGACGAATAGAGATCACTAGAGACAATCCAAACAGCATGGTGTACCTGAAACTCTCTGGTCTGACAACAGAAGATACAGCTGTATATTACTGTGCAGGATACACACAATGA